ACCCTTCAACCTTCTCGCCCAAAGCCTGAGCTATCTTAACAAACTTCTCCAACCTGCTAACTACATTATACTCCATAACATAGGGAAGCATCAAAGTGTTAGCAACTCCATGAGGAATACGAAATTGCCCACCCAAGGGATAAGCTAAAGCATGAACCGCAGCACAGCTTGAGTTACCGAAAGCTATACCTGCGATCAAGCTTCCAAGAGACATGTAATACCTAGCCTCAGTGTTAGAACCATCGGTAACAGCAGTGCGAAT
The window above is part of the Synergistota bacterium genome. Proteins encoded here:
- a CDS encoding iron-containing alcohol dehydrogenase, with the translated sequence IRTAVTDGSNTEARYYMSLGSLIAGIAFGNSSCAAVHALAYPLGGQFRIPHGVANTLMLPYVMEYNVVSRLEKFVKIAQALGEKVEGLSLRDAAFKAIDAMVKIAKDIGVPMRLRDVNIPKEAIPGMAAAAINETRLLSQNPRVLTLKDIEDIYNKAW